Proteins co-encoded in one Setaria viridis chromosome 9, Setaria_viridis_v4.0, whole genome shotgun sequence genomic window:
- the LOC117838752 gene encoding putative disease resistance protein RGA3, whose amino-acid sequence MDLLKKISSALGCWEKIGGAVLDTVYSTGLRLWNVEEEAEKLRRTEKRIRAVLTDAEQRRFIDDDFVKLWLQELRATAFDVDALLDRLTTMAAVSRMAAAETSRKRKRLWLNIDLGLRQRWELDAWIARINERLDEIEKGKRNLRLRPGDGRRTTPPLQQRQRFPEAAAHGDERHVGRADQKKKIIRALVSESAGLDLPVISIWGTAGIGKTALARLVYSDPEVEKFFTDSNRFWVWLPDRCDVRVATKTIIEAVTRQKCELLSLDILQQRLREHLRKRRFLLVIDNLWAEGFQFWESLRPSLIAGEEGSKLLITTRHERVSRMMSNILNSIQLEGLKDDECWEIVKAYAFSGWSSNDHHDLELIGQRVGANCRGSPLAAKSLGVLLSDTNGQREQWESILSDMQILEGNRNTDIILASLQISYQHLPYHLKQCFALCSMYPPSLEFDKDELVRLWMADGLIKSNGRKRVEMEAGRWFDELLWRSLFETSRSLSNHQKFRVPNLMLDLALRVSKYESLTLSPDDSQVPEHPELVRYATVLCPNDEPLAFDRIYHYQKLRLLKLYPTMKLPSNQVPSALFSNLTCLRALDLSYTELEVLPDSVGCSIHLRYLNLRNTLIKTLPETVCNLFNLQTLDLRYCYWLMDLPEGMSRLVNMRHLCLHLDWDRVTAFRSMPSGIDKLQSLQTLSRFVVVSRDGGKCNINELKNLKIRGELCILNLEATTDDGSKEANLIVKEYLHKLMLKWSDGTCKDEQQLDIEKSERVIEALCPHTNLKHLRIHNYPGRRLPSWVEQLSFLESLEIVSCPRHAQFSMETLQSRRNLRISVM is encoded by the coding sequence ATGGATCTGCTCAAGAAGATCTCCTCCGCGCTCGGCTGCTGGGAAAAGATCGGTGGCGCGGTCCTCGACACCGTCTACTCCACGGGGCTCCGCCTGTGGaacgtcgaggaggaggccgagaagcTGCGCCGCACGGAAAAGCGCATCCGCGCGGTGCTCACCGACGCCGAGCAGCGCCGCTTCATCGACGACGACTTCGTGAAGCTCTGGCTCCAGGAGCTGAGGGCCACGGCCTTCGACGTCGACGCCCTGCTTGACCGCCTCACCACCATGGCCGCCGTGTCCAGGATGGCTGCCGCGGAGACGTCGCGGAAGCGGAAGAGGCTCTGGCTCAACATCGACCTCGGCCTGCGGCAGCGCTGGGAGCTGGATGCCTGGATCGCCAGGATCAACGAACGCCTCGACGAGATCGAAAAGGGCAAGAGGAACCTCAGGTTGCGTCCCGGGGACGGGAGGCGGACGACTCCGCCGCTGCAGCAGCGCCAAAGGTTTCCCGAAGCCGCCGCGCATGGCGACGAGAGACACGTAGGCCGCGCGGACCAGAAGAAGAAAATCATCCGTGCTCTTGTTTCTGAGAGTGCAGGTCTGGACCTTCCTGTGATTTCCATCTGGGGAACGGCAGGAATTGGCAAGACAGCCTTGGCACGGTTGGTCTACAGCGACCCGGAGGTAGAGAAATTCTTCACAGACAGCAACAGGTTTTGGGTTTGGTTACCAGATAGGTGTGATGTGAGGGTTGCCACCAAGACAATCATCGAAGCTGTGACCAGGCAGAAATGCGAGCTTCTAAGTCTGGACATATTGCAGCAACGGCTGCGTGAGCACCTGCGCAAAAGGAGGTTCTTGCTGGTGATCGATAACCTTTGGGCGGAAGGATTTCAGTTCTGGGAATCGCTAAGGCCTTCGCTGATTGCTGGAGAGGAAGGAAGCAAACTTCTGATCACTACTCGACACGAAAGGGTTTCTAGGATGATGTCCAACATTCTTAACAGCATCCAATTAGAGGGTTTGAAAGATGATGAATGCTGGGAAATTGTTAAAGCTTATGCATTCTCAGGGTGGAGCAGCAACGATCACCATGATCTGGAGTTGATTGGACAGAGGGTTGGCGCAAACTGCCGAGGTTCCCCGTTAGCAGCCAAGTCTCTTGGGGTGCTTTTGTCTGACACTAATGGACAGAGAGAACAGTGGGAAAGCATATTAAGTGACATGCAGATTCTTGAAGGTAACAGAAACACGGACATTATCTTGGCAAGTTTGCAGATAAGTTATCAACACTTGCCATATCATCTCAAACAGTGTTTTGCCTTATGTTCTATGTATCCTCCTAGTCTTGAATTTGATAAGGATGAGCTGGTTAGACTCTGGATGGCAGATGGTCTTATTAAGAGCAACGGAAGGAAAAGGGTTGAGATGGAAGCAGGTAGATGGTTTGATGAACTCCTATGGAGGTCACTCTTTGAAACTTCCCGCAGCCTTTCTAATCATCAGAAGTTCAGAGTGCCGAATTTGATGCTTGATCTAGCACTGCGAGTTTCTAAATATGAATCTCTGACTCTCAGTCCTGATGATTCACAGGTTCCTGAGCATCCTGAGTTGGTTCGCTATGCAACTGTATTATGCCCAAATGATGAGCCTCTTGCATTCGACAGGATTTATCACTATCAAAAGTTGAGGCTCCTGAAATTATATCCCACTATGAAACTACCCTCAAATCAGGTTCCATCAGCACTTTTCTCAAACTTAACTTGTCTACGTGCACTAGATCTGAGTTACACTGAGCTTGAAGTCTTGCCAGATTCCGTCGGGTGCTCTATACACCTCAGATACCTCAACCTTCGGAATACTCTGATAAAGACTCTTCCAGAAACAGTCTGCAACCTATTCAATTTGCAGACACTTGACCTCAGGTACTGCTACTGGCTCATGGATTTGCCTGAAGGCATGAGCCGCTTAGTTAACATGCGGCACCTCTGCTTACATCTTGATTGGGATAGAGTTACTGCTTTCAGGTCCATGCCAAGTGGCATTGACAAGTTACAGTCTCTTCAGACTCTTTCTAGATTTGTTGTGGTCTCCAGGGATGGTGGCAAGTGCAACATTAATGAGTTGAAGAACTTGAAGATCCGTGGAGAGCTTTGTATTCTTAATTTGGAAGCCACAACTGATGATGGTTCCAAGGAGGCCAATTTGATAGTGAAGGAGTATTTGCACAAACTGATGCTGAAGTGGAGTGATGGCACCTGCAAGGATGAGCAGCAGCTGGACATAGAGAAAAGTGAGAGAGTCATTGAGGCACTATGTCCACATACCAATCTCAAGCATTTACGCATTCACAATTACCCTGGAAGAAGACTTCCTTCTTGGGTAGAGCAGCTCTCATTTCTGGAGTCTCTTGAGATAGTTTCTTGCCCCAGGCATGCTCAATTTTCCATGGAGACATTGCAGTCCCGCAGAAATTTAAGGATTTCAGTAATGTGA
- the LOC117837345 gene encoding protein ETHYLENE-INSENSITIVE 3-like 1a, translating into MMGGGLMMDQGMVFPGVHNFVDLLQQNGDKNLGFGSLMPQTSSGDQCVMGEGDLVDPPPESFPDAGEDDSDDDVDDIEELERRMWRDRMKLKRLRELQQSRGKDQAAAGSGVGDGSSKPRQSQEQARRKKMSRAQDGILKYMLKMMEVCRAQGFVYGIIPEKGKPVSGASDNLRAWWKEKVRFDRNGPAAIAKYQADNAVPGAENELTSGTASPHSLQELQDTTLGSLLSALMQHCDPPQRRYPLEKGVPPPWWPTGDEEWWPELGIPKDQGPPPYKKPHDLKKAWKVSVLTAVIKHMSPDIEKIRRLVRQSKCLQDKMTAKEISTWLSVVKQEEELYLKLHPGARPPVPTGGIASAISFNASSSEYDVDIVDECKGDEAGNQKAAVTDPTAFNLGAAILSDKFLMPTPMKEETAEVEFIQKRNAPGSAEPELMLNNRVYTCNNVQCPHNDYGYGFLDRNARNSHQYTCKYNDPLPQSTENKPPPPQPPQSQAFQGGFNQPNQALNNLDFSLPMDGQRSIAELMNMYDNNFMTNKNMSSDSVSIMEGRPNALPQRMQMDDGFFGQGNGVFDDVNSMMQQPQQAPVQQQQQPQPQQQFFIRDDTPFVSQMGDISGTSEFRFGSSFNMSSTVDYPGAAQQKNDGPNWYY; encoded by the coding sequence ATGATGGGAGGTGGGCTGATGATGGATCAGGGCATGGTGTTCCCCGGCGTCCACAATTTCGTGGATCTCCTGCAGCAGAACGGCGACAAGAACCTCGGCTTTGGGTCGCTGATGCCGCAAACGTCCTCCGGCGACCAGTGCGTGATGGGTGAGGGTGATCTCGTGGACCCGCCGCCGGAGAGCTTCCCGGATGCCGGGGAGGACGACAGCGACGATGACGTCGATGACATCGAGGAGCTGGAGCGCCGCATGTGGCGCGACCGCATGAAGCTGAAGCGGCTCAGGGAGCTGCAGCAGAGCCGTGGCAAGGACCAGGCGGCTGCAGGCAGTGGTGTGGGGGATGGGTCGTCCAAGCCAAGGCAGTCGCAGGAGCAGGCGCGGCGCAAGAAGATGTCCCGCGCCCAGGACGGCATCCTCAAGTACATGCTCAAGATGATGGAGGTGTGCCGAGCGCAGGGGTTCGTGTACGGGATCATCCCGGAGAAGGGCAAGCCTGTGAGCGGCGCCTCCGACAATCTCCGTGCCTGGTGGAAGGAGAAGGTCCGGTTTGACCGGAACGGCCCAGCAGCCATCGCCAAGTACCAGGCTGACAACGCCGTCCCGGGCGCTGAGAACGAGCTCACCTCCGGCACCGCCAGCCCGCACTCCCTGCAGGAGCTGCAGGACACCACGCTCGGCTCGCTGCTCTCGGCCCTGATGCAGCACTGCGATCCCCCGCAGCGGCGCTACCCGCTGGAGAAGGGTgtgccgccgccgtggtggccCACCGGCGACGAGGAGTGGTGGCCGGAGCTTGGCATCCCCAAGGACCAGGGCCCGCCCCCCTACAAGAAGCCCCATGACCTCAAGAAGGCCTGGAAGGTGAGCGTGCTCACCGCTGTCATCAAGCACATGTCGCCGGACATTGAGAAGATCCGCCGCCTAGTCCGCCAGTCCAAGTGCCTCCAGGACAAGATGACCGCCAAGGAGATCTCCACATGGCTGTCGGTCGTCAAGCAGGAAGAGGAGCTGTACCTGAAGCTACACCCCGGCGCGCGCCCGCCGGTACCTACCGGCGGCATCGCTAGCGCCATATCGTTCAACGCCAGCTCAAGCGAGTACGACGTGGACATCGTTGATGAGTGCAAGGGCGATGAGGCCGGCAACCAGAAGGCAGCGGTCACTGACCCAACCGCTTTCAACCTGGGCGCGGCTATCCTGAGCGACAAGTTCCTCATGCCGACGCCAATGAAGGAGGAGACTGCTGAGGTTGAGTTCATCCAGAAGAGGAACGCACCCGGCTCTGCGGAGCCAGAGCTGATGCTGAACAACCGCGTGTACACCTGCAACAACGTCCAGTGCCCGCATAACGACTACGGCTACGGGTTCCTTGATCGGAACGCTCGCAACAGCCACCAGTACACCTGCAAGTACAACGATCCTCTCCCCCAGAGCACTGAGAacaagccgccgccaccccagCCCCCACAGTCACAAGCCTTCCAGGGGGGCTTCAATCAACCTAACCAGGCGCTGAACAATCTAGATTTCAGCCTGCCTATGGACGGCCAGAGGTCCATCGCCGAGCTGATGAACATGTACGACAACAACTTCATGACGAACAAGAACATGAGCAGCGACAGTGTCAGCATCATGGAGGGGAGGCCTAATGCACTGCCCCAGAGGATGCAGATGGATGATGGTTTCTTTGGACAGGGCAACGGTGTGTTCGATGATGTCAATAGCATGATGCAGCAGCCACAGCAGGCGCCggtgcagcagcaacagcagccgcagccgcagcagcagttCTTCATCCGTGACGACACTCCCTTTGTGAGCCAGATGGGTGACATCAGCGGCACATCAGAGTTCAGGTTTGGTTCTAGTTTCAACATGTCTAGCACCGTCGACTACCCAGGTGCGGCACAGCAGAAGAACGATGGCCCCAATTGGTACTACTGA